GCAGGACATTTTCGGCGCACCGACAAGAATATCGGCGGACCCTGGCATCAGATTTCAACTGACCTGAAAAACCTGTGCGATGATGTGCGTTTATGGATAGAACAGAATGAATATCCACCTGATGAAACAGCTATCCGTTTTCATCACCGGCTGGTGTTGATTCATCCGTTTTCCAACGGCAATGGTCGGCATGCACGGCTGATGACCGATCTGCTCCTTGAAAATATCCTCAATTGTTCAAGGTTCACATGGGGAAGTGAGGATCTTTCCAGAGCCGGCGATACCAGACAAAGATATATCGCAGCTCTTCATGCAGCAGATAAGTACGACTATGAACCCTTGCGGAGGTTCGTTAGAACATAGGATTCGCAGCAGAGTATGTATCCTGCCGGGAGAATGAATATGCCCGAGCATTGCACATCTCGCAGCTGATTGATACAGTAACTGCATGAATAGATAAATAGAGTCGGCTCATAATGTACGAGGAGGAAATGAATTGTGTTAGAGAGTAATATTTATCGCATGTATTTTTCTTCTGATCGCGGCATGCGGCGGTGAACAGACGGACGGCGTTTCAGAGACTGCCGGGGAACAGGTCATACAGCTGAGCGTTACAGATACCATCGGGATCGAGGTGGGGGATTCATGCTACGTGTTCGGTTATGTTGCCGATGCTGCCAGAACGGACAGCATCATCTACGCTCTTGATATGTCCAGGGCTCAACTCAGGAAATACACACCTCAGGGAGAGTATTCAGGCTATATCGGCGGAAGAGGAGA
The Candidatus Aegiribacteria sp. genome window above contains:
- a CDS encoding mobile mystery protein B, which encodes MPDFDYPEGATPIYPDEAEGLLLTHITTRGELDRWEQDNIVEALIWLDRTAPADILNEQFIRELHRRMFANVWKWAGHFRRTDKNIGGPWHQISTDLKNLCDDVRLWIEQNEYPPDETAIRFHHRLVLIHPFSNGNGRHARLMTDLLLENILNCSRFTWGSEDLSRAGDTRQRYIAALHAADKYDYEPLRRFVRT